In Actinoplanes octamycinicus, the genomic window ATCGACCTGGCCGCCGCCCGGGCGCCGTTCATCGACCAGTCACAGTCGCTGAACCTGTTCCTGGCCGCGCCGACCATCGGCAAACTGTCGTCGATGTACCTCTACGCCTGGAAGTCCGGGCTGAAGACCAGCTATTACCTCCGCTCCCGCCCGGCGACGCGGATCCAGCAGGCCACCGTCTCGGTGATCCCGGCGCTCACCCCGGCCGAGGTCTGCTCCCTGGAAAACCCCGAATCGTGTGAGGCGTGCCAGTAATGTTGCTCGATCCCGGAATGGACCTGACCCTGCGGCCGATGAAGTATCCGCACTTCTTCGACCGGTTCAAGGACGCCATCAAGAACACCTGGACGGTCGAGGAGGTCGACCTGCACGGTGACCTGGCCGACCTGGCCACCCTGTCGGACGCGGAGAAGCACCTGGTCAGCCGGCTGGTGGCGTTCTTCGCCACCGGCGACACGATCGTCGCGAACAACCTGGTGCTCAACCTCTATCAGCACGTCAACTCCCCGGAGGGCCGGCTCTATCTGTCCCGGCAGCTGTTCGAGGAGGCGGTGCACGTCCAGTTCTACTTGAATCTGCTGGACACCTATGTGCCGGATCTGGACGAGCGCGCGGCCGCTTTCGCCGCCGTCGACAACATTCCGTCGATCGCGCGCAAGGCGGAGTTCTGTTTCAAATGGATCGACTCGATCTTCGAGCTGCGAGCCCTGTCCTCCAAGGCGGACCGGCGGGCGTTCCTGCTCAACGTGATCTGCTTCGCGGCGTGCATCGAGGGGCTGTTCTTCTACGGCGCCTTCGCCTACGTCTATTTCCTGCGGTCCCGCGGTTTGCTGCAGGGTCTGGCGTCCGGCACCAACTGGGTGTTCCGTGACGAGAGCATGCACATGGCGTTCGCTTTCGACGTGGTCGACCAGGTGCGCCGCGAGGAGCCGGACCTGTTCGACGCGGACATGGAGCAGCAGGTCCGGGAGATGCTCGCCGAGGCCGTGGAGTGCGAGGTGCAGTTCGCCGCCGACCTGCTGGAACAGGGGGTGAGCGGGATGTCGCTGGGC contains:
- a CDS encoding ribonucleotide-diphosphate reductase subunit beta; the protein is MLLDPGMDLTLRPMKYPHFFDRFKDAIKNTWTVEEVDLHGDLADLATLSDAEKHLVSRLVAFFATGDTIVANNLVLNLYQHVNSPEGRLYLSRQLFEEAVHVQFYLNLLDTYVPDLDERAAAFAAVDNIPSIARKAEFCFKWIDSIFELRALSSKADRRAFLLNVICFAACIEGLFFYGAFAYVYFLRSRGLLQGLASGTNWVFRDESMHMAFAFDVVDQVRREEPDLFDADMEQQVREMLAEAVECEVQFAADLLEQGVSGMSLGDMREYLQHVADRRLQALGIAPVYGSKNPFAFMELQDVQELSNFFERRVSAYQVGVSGSVTFDDDF